A region of Saccharococcus thermophilus DNA encodes the following proteins:
- a CDS encoding cytochrome-c oxidase yields the protein MGIRLIKISAVYFTIGVCLGLYMSISHSFTLTPVHVHINLLGWTALTLAGIIYHLFPQAAATKLAKTHFWLHNIGLPLMMIGLIFVVYRHNAWIPVTALGGTLVVIAVIVFAVNVLQNVKQS from the coding sequence GACTTATTAAAATTTCCGCCGTTTATTTTACGATTGGGGTATGTTTAGGACTGTACATGTCGATTTCCCACTCGTTTACGTTGACCCCGGTTCACGTCCACATCAACTTGCTTGGCTGGACCGCGTTAACGCTGGCTGGAATTATTTATCATTTATTCCCGCAAGCAGCGGCAACGAAACTAGCAAAAACCCACTTTTGGCTTCATAATATCGGCTTGCCGCTCATGATGATCGGCCTTATTTTTGTCGTTTATAGACACAATGCATGGATACCAGTTACGGCCCTTGGCGGAACGCTTGTCGTCATCGCTGTCATTGTCTTTGCGGTCAATGTGTTGCAAAATGTAAAACAATCATAA